The following are from one region of the Geoalkalibacter subterraneus genome:
- the lgt gene encoding prolipoprotein diacylglyceryl transferase, protein MTYPDIDPVIFEIGPLAVRWYGLMYLLGFACAYFLILHLSRRRGLSLSKDGVSDLLFYCVVGVILGGRLGYVLFYNLAFYLEHPLEIFSVWEGGMSFHGGLLGVVVAALFFIRRRDLPFLLTADILVTSAAPGLGFGRMGNFINAELWGRVTDVPWGMVFPGAGALPRHPSQLYEAILEGAVLFAILYGLHRKKVSAGLPLFAFLMLYGGFRFLVEFFREPDMHLGFLWGGATMGQLLSVPMMLVGLGGILWLLQQQRKM, encoded by the coding sequence TTGACTTATCCTGATATCGATCCGGTTATTTTTGAAATCGGCCCACTGGCAGTGCGCTGGTACGGACTGATGTATCTTCTCGGATTCGCGTGCGCTTATTTTCTGATTCTTCACCTCAGCCGCAGGCGCGGCCTGTCTTTGTCCAAAGACGGGGTGAGCGATCTTCTTTTTTATTGCGTCGTCGGTGTTATCCTTGGTGGGCGTCTTGGTTACGTTCTCTTTTATAATCTCGCATTCTACCTGGAACATCCCCTGGAAATTTTTTCTGTCTGGGAAGGAGGGATGAGTTTTCATGGCGGATTGCTCGGGGTCGTTGTCGCCGCGCTTTTTTTTATCCGACGGCGTGATCTTCCTTTTCTGCTCACCGCCGATATTCTTGTGACTTCCGCTGCCCCCGGGCTCGGCTTCGGCCGCATGGGCAACTTTATAAATGCGGAACTCTGGGGAAGGGTCACCGATGTCCCCTGGGGGATGGTCTTCCCAGGCGCTGGTGCGCTGCCGCGGCACCCCAGCCAACTGTATGAAGCCATTCTGGAAGGGGCTGTTCTTTTTGCCATCCTTTACGGGTTGCATCGCAAAAAAGTTTCTGCAGGGCTCCCGCTCTTCGCATTTCTAATGCTCTATGGCGGGTTCAGATTCCTGGTGGAATTTTTCCGTGAGCCGGACATGCATCTTGGATTCTTATGGGGTGGGGCGACCATGGGACAATTGCTGTCCGTACCGATGATGCTTGTTGGCCTCGGCGGAATATTGTGGCTCTTGCAGCAGCAAAGGAAAATGTGA
- a CDS encoding RluA family pseudouridine synthase: MSGNLRRLYRLVVSDDNDGMRIDQFLAAVIDDFSRSHARKILDLGGVHISGRRSRRCSYTVRAGDAIEVHLDGLPLEPFVLSDSHLLYRDPYLLAINKPSGVDTQPTHARYKGTLYEAIKNFLHDPRRPRHDPELGMAQRLDRDTSGVLVFSIHRRAHKGLTLAVREREVKKVYLALVHGVPSQQDGTIHSMLARSRRDNLVRSVPKGGKDALTHFRVVQTWPAADCALLAVTIPTGRSHQIRAHLTEKGHPLVGDVRYGGSSLLSGREVPRQMLHSWRLQVVHPVEANLLSLVAPVHPDMTSLVNFLDEESFGDARTMQKLEMDDTHVDLS, encoded by the coding sequence TTGAGTGGCAATCTTCGTCGCCTTTATCGTCTCGTTGTTTCCGATGATAATGACGGGATGCGAATCGATCAGTTTCTGGCCGCGGTTATCGACGATTTTTCGCGTTCCCATGCACGCAAAATCCTCGATCTTGGCGGGGTGCATATCTCCGGTCGCCGCAGTCGCCGCTGCTCCTATACCGTACGGGCAGGGGACGCCATAGAAGTTCACCTGGATGGTCTGCCTCTCGAGCCTTTTGTGCTCAGCGATAGCCATCTTCTTTACCGCGACCCTTATCTGCTGGCGATTAATAAACCCTCGGGGGTCGATACGCAGCCCACTCATGCCCGTTACAAGGGGACGCTTTATGAAGCGATCAAAAATTTTCTGCATGATCCCAGGCGCCCCCGCCACGATCCTGAACTCGGGATGGCGCAGCGCCTGGACCGGGATACGTCCGGTGTCCTTGTTTTCTCCATTCACCGCCGTGCTCACAAAGGATTGACCCTGGCAGTGCGGGAGCGTGAAGTCAAAAAAGTCTATCTGGCCCTGGTTCATGGTGTGCCTTCTCAACAGGACGGTACAATCCACTCCATGCTCGCGCGATCGCGGCGCGACAACCTTGTTCGCTCAGTACCCAAAGGGGGCAAGGATGCCTTGACCCATTTCCGGGTTGTACAAACCTGGCCTGCCGCCGACTGTGCTCTGCTCGCAGTGACCATTCCCACCGGTCGGTCTCATCAGATACGCGCTCATCTGACTGAAAAAGGGCATCCGCTGGTCGGAGACGTGCGCTACGGCGGGTCTTCATTGCTTTCCGGCAGGGAGGTTCCCCGCCAGATGCTGCATTCCTGGCGATTGCAGGTCGTCCATCCGGTGGAGGCAAACCTCCTGTCTCTGGTGGCACCAGTTCATCCCGATATGACTTCTCTGGTAAATTTTCTCGATGAAGAGTCTTTCGGGGATGCCCGAACCATGCAAAAGCTTGAAATGGATGATACCCATGTTGACTTATCCTGA
- a CDS encoding MaoC/PaaZ C-terminal domain-containing protein, whose product MAADERDLVHGGFTFGLADYAAMLAVNDPNVVLGAAQVRFTGPVKVGEALVARAEVQLAEDKKRQVECSVSVGDQKVFQGTFTCFILGHHIFDQ is encoded by the coding sequence ATGGCGGCTGATGAACGTGACCTGGTTCACGGTGGATTTACCTTTGGTCTGGCCGATTATGCCGCCATGTTGGCTGTCAATGACCCCAATGTCGTGCTCGGCGCTGCCCAGGTTCGTTTCACTGGTCCGGTCAAGGTCGGGGAAGCTCTCGTGGCCAGGGCAGAGGTTCAGCTTGCCGAGGATAAAAAACGGCAGGTTGAATGTTCCGTCTCGGTTGGTGATCAAAAGGTTTTTCAGGGCACCTTCACCTGCTTTATCCTCGGTCATCACATTTTTGATCAATGA
- a CDS encoding integration host factor subunit beta, with amino-acid sequence MTKSELIEQLSVVNTMLSKKEAELVINTIFDSISDALIDGDRVEIRGFGSFTIRERDAREARNPKSGDLVKIPPKKTPFFKTGKELRERVNNGAC; translated from the coding sequence ATGACAAAAAGTGAGCTGATTGAGCAGTTGTCCGTTGTGAATACCATGTTGAGTAAAAAAGAGGCGGAACTGGTCATCAACACCATTTTCGATAGTATCAGCGATGCTCTGATCGACGGAGATCGGGTGGAGATCCGGGGGTTCGGGTCATTCACGATTCGTGAGCGAGATGCACGCGAGGCGAGAAATCCCAAGAGCGGCGACCTGGTTAAAATTCCGCCGAAAAAAACGCCCTTCTTTAAAACCGGAAAAGAGCTGCGTGAACGCGTCAACAACGGTGCCTGTTGA
- the sppA gene encoding signal peptide peptidase SppA translates to MNKKRPFLMALATFGAIFIVFFILILVFTHLTGRSIPFPSGDRIGVVQVLGPIVSSDKLNRDLIRFREDPSIKAIVLRVDSPGGGVGPSQEIHDEVAKTVKEKPVVVSMASVAASGGYYIAAPASSIVANPGSITGSIGVIMEFTNIEDLLDKVGLKTNVIKSGPHKDIGSPVRPMDESDRVILQNLIQDVHNQFIDAVAEGRDMERTVAAQLADGRIYTGKQALDLGLIDRLGNLQVAVDLAAELSGVEGEPQLVYPEKEKPRLVEFLIQETMGQLRQEIFPGLQYRWNGL, encoded by the coding sequence ATGAATAAAAAACGCCCCTTTTTGATGGCGCTCGCTACATTCGGCGCCATTTTCATTGTCTTTTTTATCCTGATTCTGGTGTTTACTCACCTGACAGGACGATCCATACCTTTTCCGTCAGGGGACCGCATCGGTGTGGTCCAGGTCCTGGGGCCGATCGTTTCTTCAGACAAACTCAATCGTGACCTTATACGTTTTCGAGAAGACCCCTCCATCAAGGCTATTGTACTGCGCGTTGATTCACCGGGGGGCGGAGTAGGGCCTTCCCAGGAAATTCACGATGAGGTCGCGAAAACCGTCAAAGAAAAGCCTGTCGTTGTCTCCATGGCCTCTGTCGCTGCATCCGGCGGATACTACATCGCAGCGCCTGCCAGCTCCATTGTCGCCAATCCCGGCAGCATTACGGGCAGTATCGGCGTGATTATGGAGTTCACCAATATCGAGGATCTTCTCGACAAGGTCGGCTTGAAAACCAACGTGATCAAAAGCGGCCCTCATAAAGACATTGGCTCTCCGGTACGACCTATGGACGAATCTGATCGGGTTATTCTTCAAAATCTTATTCAAGACGTTCATAATCAGTTTATTGATGCCGTTGCCGAAGGACGGGACATGGAGCGCACGGTGGCGGCGCAATTGGCAGATGGGCGGATCTATACCGGAAAACAGGCTTTAGATCTCGGGTTGATTGATCGACTCGGTAATCTTCAGGTTGCCGTTGATCTTGCGGCGGAACTTTCCGGTGTTGAGGGCGAGCCGCAACTGGTTTACCCTGAAAAAGAAAAACCACGACTGGTCGAATTTCTCATCCAGGAAACCATGGGACAATTGCGGCAGGAAATTTTTCCTGGATTGCAGTACCGATGGAATGGCCTTTAA
- a CDS encoding 30S ribosomal protein S1, which translates to MVENKETINQEEEDFIENDEDMESFAELLDSTHKALKPGEVVKGTVVQRTPDSVVVDVGYKSEGIIPLVEFGEDADKVDVDYEFDVLFEGTDNETGLVRLSKRKADQQKVWNGLEEEAIVEGRIVSRIKGGLSVDIGVNAFLPGSQVDLRPVRNLEKLIGETFEFKIIKLNKRRGNIVLSRRVLLEDERERMRGETLENLEESKVVEGIVKNLTDYGAFIDLGGIDGLLHITDMSWGRVNHPSDILAVGDKINVKVLKYDQEKERVSLGLKQITPDPWESAADKFPVGERVKGKVVSLTDYGAFVELEEGVEGLIHVSEMSWTKRIKHPNKLLNIGDEVESVVLAVDADNRRISLGLKQIEPNPWDVIGEKFPVGTIIEGQVKNITDFGIFVGVDEGIDGLVHISDLSWVKRIKHPSEVFKKGDTVKAVVLNIDRENERFSLGIKQLASDPWETIPQRYRPGTIVKGKVTSVTDFGIFLEIEEGIEGLIHVSEISKDKIDSPKSFANVGDELEAVVLNVDNDDRKIGLSIKKLSDQKEKAEVDAFLGAQREATSSLGELLQGAMKNRTPDEDQND; encoded by the coding sequence ATGGTCGAAAACAAGGAAACGATTAACCAGGAAGAAGAAGATTTCATCGAGAACGACGAAGATATGGAGAGCTTCGCCGAGCTTCTCGATAGCACCCACAAGGCACTCAAGCCCGGTGAGGTTGTCAAGGGAACCGTTGTTCAGCGTACTCCGGATTCGGTCGTGGTCGATGTCGGCTACAAATCCGAAGGGATTATACCGCTTGTCGAATTCGGCGAGGATGCTGACAAAGTCGATGTCGACTACGAGTTCGACGTGCTGTTTGAAGGCACCGACAATGAAACGGGGCTTGTAAGGCTGTCCAAACGCAAGGCTGACCAGCAGAAAGTCTGGAACGGCCTGGAAGAGGAAGCCATTGTCGAGGGGCGGATCGTTTCCCGGATCAAAGGCGGTCTTTCTGTCGATATCGGAGTCAACGCATTCCTTCCCGGCTCCCAGGTGGACCTGCGTCCCGTACGCAATCTGGAGAAGCTGATCGGGGAAACTTTCGAATTCAAGATTATCAAGCTCAACAAGCGTCGCGGCAATATCGTGTTGTCCCGCCGGGTCCTTCTTGAAGACGAGCGCGAGCGCATGCGTGGTGAAACGCTCGAGAATCTCGAAGAAAGCAAGGTGGTTGAAGGTATCGTCAAGAACCTCACCGATTACGGCGCGTTTATCGATCTCGGCGGCATTGATGGGTTGCTGCACATTACCGATATGTCCTGGGGGCGGGTCAATCACCCCTCCGACATTCTGGCCGTGGGCGACAAGATCAATGTCAAGGTGCTCAAGTACGACCAGGAGAAAGAGCGCGTTTCTCTGGGTCTCAAGCAGATTACGCCTGACCCCTGGGAGTCCGCTGCGGACAAATTCCCGGTGGGCGAGCGCGTCAAAGGCAAGGTCGTCAGTCTTACCGATTACGGCGCATTTGTCGAACTTGAAGAGGGTGTCGAAGGGCTTATCCATGTCTCCGAAATGAGCTGGACCAAGCGCATCAAGCATCCCAACAAGCTGCTCAATATCGGTGATGAGGTTGAATCGGTCGTTCTTGCGGTCGACGCTGACAATCGTCGCATCTCCCTGGGGCTCAAGCAGATCGAACCCAACCCCTGGGATGTCATCGGTGAGAAATTTCCGGTGGGCACCATTATCGAAGGCCAAGTCAAGAATATCACTGATTTCGGTATTTTTGTCGGTGTCGATGAAGGAATCGACGGGCTTGTGCATATTTCGGACCTGTCATGGGTCAAGCGCATCAAGCACCCCTCCGAAGTCTTCAAGAAGGGTGACACCGTCAAGGCAGTGGTGCTCAATATCGATCGTGAAAATGAGCGCTTCTCTCTGGGGATCAAGCAGCTGGCATCCGACCCCTGGGAGACCATCCCGCAGCGTTACCGCCCCGGCACCATCGTCAAGGGCAAAGTGACCTCGGTGACGGACTTCGGCATCTTCCTTGAGATCGAAGAAGGGATCGAGGGGCTGATTCACGTTTCCGAAATCAGCAAGGATAAGATCGATTCACCCAAGAGCTTTGCCAACGTTGGAGACGAGCTTGAAGCTGTCGTTCTCAACGTGGACAATGACGATCGCAAGATCGGCCTGTCCATCAAAAAGCTCTCCGATCAGAAAGAAAAAGCTGAAGTCGATGCCTTCCTCGGTGCTCAGCGTGAAGCAACTTCCAGCCTTGGCGAATTGCTTCAAGGGGCAATGAAGAACAGAACTCCCGACGAAGACCAGAACGACTAA
- the ispH gene encoding 4-hydroxy-3-methylbut-2-enyl diphosphate reductase: MKILLARSAGFCFGVKRATQMAFEAADSHDGICSLGPIIHSPQLVKRLEEKGVEVVRDVDEIRHGAVIIRSHGVTSGELADISDRGLETVDATCPFVKSAQDRAARLARDGYTVVIVGENEHPEVQGIVSYAEGAEVVVVGTREDAARIPARKRIGVVAQTTQSLDNLRDVAGACLDKCQELRVFNTICDATSVRQEEARELARKSDLVLVIGGFNSANTTRLAQLCREIQPRVHHVETADQLEPQWFKGVETVGLTAGASTPGWLIDEVIRKVEGMSRES; encoded by the coding sequence ATGAAAATTCTGCTCGCCCGCAGCGCCGGTTTCTGTTTCGGCGTCAAGCGTGCTACCCAGATGGCGTTTGAAGCGGCAGATTCGCATGACGGCATCTGTTCACTTGGGCCGATTATTCATTCGCCCCAGCTGGTCAAGCGACTTGAGGAAAAAGGGGTCGAAGTCGTGCGCGATGTGGACGAGATCCGGCACGGTGCGGTCATCATCCGGTCTCACGGTGTGACCAGCGGCGAGTTGGCGGATATCTCCGATCGTGGCCTGGAAACCGTTGATGCAACCTGCCCGTTTGTAAAAAGCGCCCAGGACCGTGCTGCGCGTCTGGCCCGTGACGGCTACACGGTCGTCATCGTCGGCGAAAATGAGCACCCCGAAGTGCAGGGGATTGTTTCTTATGCAGAGGGCGCTGAGGTTGTTGTGGTCGGCACCCGCGAGGATGCCGCCCGCATCCCCGCCCGGAAGCGGATTGGAGTGGTTGCGCAGACCACACAGTCGCTGGACAACCTGCGTGATGTCGCCGGGGCATGCCTTGATAAATGCCAGGAATTGCGTGTTTTTAATACGATCTGCGATGCCACCAGCGTTCGCCAGGAAGAAGCACGGGAACTTGCCCGCAAAAGTGACCTGGTCCTGGTCATCGGAGGGTTCAACAGCGCCAACACTACGCGCCTGGCGCAGCTCTGCCGAGAGATTCAGCCGCGGGTTCATCATGTCGAAACCGCCGACCAGCTTGAGCCTCAATGGTTCAAAGGTGTTGAAACCGTTGGCCTGACGGCTGGCGCCTCAACGCCTGGTTGGTTGATTGATGAAGTCATTCGTAAAGTCGAAGGGATGTCCAGAGAATCCTGA
- the cmk gene encoding (d)CMP kinase: MKKTPDSFPIVAIDGPSGAGKSTISRMLARRLNFTHIDTGAMYRCIALAALRRGIDPEDEAALAELCERVKIDFKRQDGQQRVILDGEDVSGEIRTPAVSLLTSRVSSVAAVREKMVAMQREMGREGGVVLEGRDIGSVVFPDAGIKFFLTASAQERGARRYRELREQGHEVDLQQTIDEVISRDQADSSRQHSPLTQAEDAILVDSTDMTIEQVVEMMARRVRSLDRDSGCLQGESV, from the coding sequence ATGAAGAAGACTCCTGACAGTTTTCCCATTGTCGCCATCGACGGTCCCTCGGGAGCCGGTAAAAGCACCATCAGCCGAATGCTTGCACGGCGGTTGAATTTCACTCATATCGACACCGGTGCCATGTATCGCTGTATCGCCCTGGCCGCTTTGCGCCGGGGGATTGACCCTGAAGACGAAGCTGCACTTGCAGAGCTGTGTGAACGGGTTAAGATAGATTTCAAACGCCAGGATGGGCAGCAGCGAGTCATTCTTGATGGAGAGGATGTCAGCGGGGAGATCCGTACCCCGGCTGTGAGTCTGCTGACCTCGCGGGTCTCTTCCGTTGCTGCGGTGCGAGAAAAGATGGTGGCCATGCAGAGGGAGATGGGGCGCGAGGGCGGTGTCGTGCTCGAAGGGCGTGATATCGGCAGCGTTGTGTTTCCCGACGCCGGGATTAAATTTTTTCTTACCGCCTCGGCGCAGGAAAGGGGCGCTCGGCGTTATCGCGAATTGCGTGAACAGGGCCATGAAGTGGATCTGCAGCAGACAATCGACGAGGTTATCTCCCGCGATCAGGCTGACAGCTCCCGGCAGCATTCTCCGCTGACCCAGGCTGAGGACGCCATTCTGGTGGATTCCACCGACATGACCATTGAACAGGTGGTTGAGATGATGGCCCGGCGGGTTCGCTCTCTCGACAGGGATTCCGGATGCCTGCAGGGAGAAAGCGTATGA
- the aroA gene encoding 3-phosphoshikimate 1-carboxyvinyltransferase yields the protein MIERQEIVSGQGLRGEIRVPGDKSISHRSIMLGSLADGTTRVEGFLAGEDNMATLQAFETMGIKICRCRDGILEIHGKGLDGLTEPEDVIDCGNSGTTMRLMTGLLAAQRFFSVLTGDRYLRRRPMKRVVEPLSGMGARIWGREQGEKAPLAIQGTHLQGTTYRSSVASAQVKSALLLAGLYAEGPTTVYEPHLSRDHSERMLSFFGAHVAPIDGGVRIEPRPHLEGREVFVPGDISSAAFFLVAALVTPSSELLIRNVGVNPTRSGIIDILQKMGGDLELTSPRTLSGEPVADILVRSSRLKGIEIGGELVPRAIDEFPVIAVAAAFAEGVTTIRDARELRVKETDRIAAMVKGLGSLGACIEALEDGMRIEGREALDGGGEVDSCGDHRIAMSLAVAALRSRSPVTICDTACTATSFPGFWQLLEQVRG from the coding sequence ATGATTGAGAGACAGGAAATAGTTTCCGGCCAGGGACTGCGCGGTGAAATCAGGGTGCCGGGCGATAAGTCCATTTCCCACAGGTCCATCATGCTGGGATCGCTGGCTGACGGCACGACACGGGTCGAAGGTTTTCTGGCCGGAGAAGATAATATGGCGACCCTGCAGGCCTTTGAGACCATGGGAATCAAAATTTGCCGCTGCCGGGACGGCATTCTGGAAATCCACGGCAAGGGTCTTGACGGTCTGACAGAACCCGAGGATGTGATCGATTGCGGCAACTCCGGAACTACCATGCGTCTGATGACGGGATTGCTCGCGGCTCAGCGGTTTTTTTCGGTTCTTACAGGTGACCGGTATCTGCGCCGGAGACCGATGAAACGGGTGGTCGAACCGCTGTCCGGTATGGGGGCCCGTATCTGGGGGCGCGAGCAGGGTGAAAAAGCCCCCCTGGCCATTCAGGGAACCCATCTGCAGGGAACGACCTACCGCTCTTCTGTCGCAAGCGCCCAGGTCAAATCCGCTCTGCTGCTGGCCGGCCTTTATGCCGAAGGCCCAACCACCGTCTATGAGCCGCATCTGTCCCGGGATCACAGCGAACGGATGCTGTCCTTTTTCGGTGCCCATGTTGCACCCATTGATGGCGGTGTGCGCATAGAGCCCCGTCCGCACCTGGAAGGGCGTGAGGTTTTTGTGCCGGGCGATATCTCGTCGGCCGCTTTTTTTCTGGTTGCCGCGCTGGTGACGCCATCCTCCGAACTTCTGATTCGCAACGTAGGTGTCAATCCCACCCGCAGCGGCATCATTGATATCCTGCAGAAAATGGGGGGAGATCTCGAGTTGACCTCTCCGCGGACCCTGTCCGGCGAACCGGTGGCGGATATCCTTGTGCGTTCCAGCCGCCTGAAAGGAATTGAGATCGGCGGCGAACTCGTACCCCGTGCTATTGACGAATTCCCGGTGATTGCGGTGGCGGCCGCTTTTGCCGAGGGCGTGACCACCATTCGCGATGCCCGTGAACTGCGGGTCAAAGAGACCGACCGCATTGCTGCAATGGTCAAAGGGCTTGGCTCTCTTGGGGCATGCATCGAAGCTCTTGAGGACGGTATGCGCATAGAGGGACGTGAAGCATTGGACGGGGGAGGGGAGGTCGATTCCTGCGGCGATCATCGTATCGCCATGAGTCTTGCGGTCGCTGCCCTGCGATCCAGGTCGCCGGTCACCATCTGCGATACGGCCTGTACGGCAACTTCTTTTCCCGGATTCTGGCAACTGCTCGAACAGGTTCGAGGGTAA
- a CDS encoding prephenate dehydrogenase → MNKAQTQSDFFIPRLAVIGVGLIGGSLALALREAGAVGEIVGIGRGLENLQKALDLGIVDRITQDAAEGCRDADVVFLATPVRTLADVAAAIIPSLKPGAILTDGGSVKAQVAQEIEPLLRDDVFLVPGHPIAGTEKSGAEAAFATLYQGRRCILTPTKSTDQEALLFIQRMWATVGSEVVLMDVTKHDRVLAAISHLPHMVAYSLVNAVGSYDRYEENILEYSAGGFRDFTRIASSDPTMWRDIALTNRDALIEMMERFERFFGELKEDVRQGDDGKLFDFFQRSKQMRDEIL, encoded by the coding sequence ATGAATAAAGCACAGACCCAATCGGATTTTTTCATACCACGTCTTGCCGTAATCGGTGTCGGCCTGATCGGCGGATCCCTGGCGCTGGCATTGCGTGAGGCCGGTGCTGTCGGCGAAATTGTCGGTATCGGCCGCGGCCTGGAAAATCTGCAGAAAGCTCTTGATCTGGGGATTGTCGATCGGATCACCCAGGATGCAGCAGAGGGTTGCCGCGACGCCGATGTGGTCTTTCTTGCCACACCGGTGCGCACTCTTGCCGATGTGGCTGCTGCGATCATTCCGTCTCTTAAGCCCGGCGCCATTCTGACCGATGGCGGCAGCGTCAAGGCCCAGGTGGCGCAGGAGATTGAACCCCTGCTGCGCGACGATGTTTTCCTGGTGCCTGGCCACCCCATTGCCGGGACGGAGAAAAGCGGCGCTGAAGCGGCATTTGCGACTCTTTACCAGGGACGGCGCTGCATTCTGACCCCGACCAAGAGCACGGATCAGGAAGCCTTGCTTTTCATCCAACGGATGTGGGCGACCGTCGGCAGTGAAGTGGTTCTGATGGATGTGACCAAGCACGACAGGGTGTTGGCCGCCATCAGTCATCTGCCGCACATGGTGGCGTATTCCCTGGTGAATGCCGTCGGCTCCTATGATCGTTACGAGGAAAATATCCTCGAGTATTCGGCGGGCGGATTCCGCGATTTTACCCGGATTGCCTCTTCGGATCCCACCATGTGGCGTGATATCGCCTTGACCAATCGCGATGCGCTGATCGAGATGATGGAACGTTTTGAGCGCTTTTTCGGTGAGCTTAAGGAGGATGTCCGCCAGGGTGACGATGGAAAGTTGTTTGACTTCTTCCAGCGTTCAAAGCAGATGCGGGACGAAATTCTGTGA
- the pheA gene encoding prephenate dehydratase: protein MADDKLDALRQRIDAIDDRILDLLNERARVVIEVGETKAGEKRQFYVPSREQAIYQRLCDGNPGPFPSEAIRRVYREIISACLSLEEPMKVAFLGPQATFTHVAAMQQFGLSARLVPLKSISAVFEEVARGRAHYGVVPVENSNEGIVNHTLDMFMESDLKVSSEILLEISHDLLNRSGRLEDVRKVISHPQALAQCRKWLEETLPDIPLVDVGSTALAAQMAAEDETAAAIASEMAASLYGLKVAKQKIADNPSNFTRFLVVGRHTPERSGQDKTSIMFSVKDQPGILYRMLEPFHKRQINLSKIESRPLKSKAWEYIFFLDLDGHIADDSVRQAVEELRPYCQFLKVLGSYPKAAR from the coding sequence ATGGCAGATGACAAACTCGACGCGTTGCGGCAGCGGATCGATGCGATCGACGACCGTATTCTGGACCTGCTCAATGAACGGGCCCGGGTCGTGATCGAAGTGGGTGAAACCAAGGCAGGAGAAAAGCGGCAGTTTTATGTCCCAAGCCGCGAACAGGCTATTTATCAGCGCCTGTGCGACGGCAACCCCGGACCCTTTCCCTCCGAAGCCATCCGTCGCGTTTACCGGGAGATCATCTCTGCCTGCCTTTCACTCGAAGAGCCGATGAAAGTTGCCTTTCTCGGCCCCCAGGCCACCTTTACCCATGTGGCGGCCATGCAGCAGTTCGGTCTCAGTGCCCGCCTCGTTCCACTCAAAAGCATCTCCGCCGTATTTGAGGAAGTGGCGCGCGGAAGAGCCCATTACGGGGTGGTGCCGGTGGAGAACTCCAACGAGGGGATCGTCAATCATACCCTTGATATGTTCATGGAGTCTGATCTCAAAGTCAGCAGCGAGATTCTTCTGGAGATTTCTCACGACCTTCTCAATCGCAGCGGACGCCTTGAGGATGTCCGCAAAGTGATTTCGCATCCCCAAGCCCTGGCTCAGTGCCGCAAGTGGTTGGAGGAGACCTTGCCCGATATCCCGCTGGTCGATGTAGGCAGCACCGCCCTGGCGGCACAGATGGCGGCTGAGGATGAAACGGCTGCCGCCATCGCCAGCGAGATGGCCGCATCGCTCTACGGGCTCAAGGTCGCCAAACAGAAAATTGCCGACAACCCCAGCAATTTCACTCGTTTTCTCGTTGTCGGCCGTCACACACCTGAGCGCAGTGGGCAGGACAAAACCTCGATTATGTTCAGCGTCAAAGATCAGCCCGGCATCCTCTATCGTATGCTCGAGCCCTTCCACAAGCGGCAGATCAACCTGAGCAAGATTGAAAGCAGGCCTCTGAAGTCAAAAGCCTGGGAATATATCTTTTTCCTTGATCTCGACGGCCATATTGCGGACGACTCGGTGCGCCAGGCGGTGGAGGAACTGCGCCCCTACTGTCAGTTTCTGAAAGTTCTCGGTTCTTATCCCAAGGCGGCTCGATGA